The Roseococcus microcysteis genome contains a region encoding:
- a CDS encoding heavy metal translocating P-type ATPase, whose amino-acid sequence MSVLGRPAPQAAPQSYAACAHCGAPSSTRFCCTGCEGAHHLVQGLGLDAFYRKREAADGNLKPVDPPNLDFAAHAVAQKDGTHRLELVVSGLTCGACIWLVEQALAAEPDVRRARANLSTRRLVIGWEGPAERANDFSALIARLGFRVAPFSPACLRATEDAEGRELARALGIAAFGAMNVMLVSVPVWVGVELGEQSRHLMHWLAALIGMPTVLIAGMPLYRGAWRGLQAGRLNMDSAVSLGVIATTLMSLSETFRNGEYTWFDGATALLALMLAGRLLDRAARRRARQSVAELLALQEGQVQVLGAPAPIPVERVAVGARILVASGERLRLDARLDDAEALLDTASTTGESLPRRFARGEQLAAGGVNMGAPFTATVTATATDGSLAAMGRFLERAEQARGRFPALADRAARIYIPIAHVVALLTFLGWWLWVGAPWQAALVPAVAALIITCPCGLAIAVPAVQVVTSGALFRRGVLVASSTGIERLASADHVVLDKTGTLTEGRPRLLPGAWNDEDLREAASLARRSRHPLAQALVRACPDAPVAEGVEEFPGQGLRQGKTRLGSARFCGLGEDRTGMGLHLARPGQAPVAFRFADALRPDAAAAIAAFQRAGLSVELLSGDAPEVVARVAAEAGIEAHRGGASPEAKAARIAELAGQGKRVLMVGDGVNDAAALASAHVSAAPAEGMDVAQAASDFVLQGGGLLPLAEAISRARLAQRVAAQNIGFAFLYNIVAVPVAILGFATPLIAALVMASSSLAVIANALRLQKEMR is encoded by the coding sequence ATGAGCGTCCTCGGCCGCCCCGCGCCACAGGCCGCGCCGCAATCCTACGCCGCCTGCGCGCATTGCGGGGCGCCGAGCTCGACGCGCTTCTGCTGCACGGGCTGCGAGGGCGCGCACCATCTGGTGCAGGGCCTCGGCCTCGACGCCTTCTACCGCAAGCGCGAGGCGGCGGACGGCAACCTCAAGCCCGTGGACCCGCCCAACCTCGATTTCGCCGCGCACGCCGTGGCGCAGAAGGACGGCACGCACCGGCTGGAACTGGTGGTCTCGGGCCTCACCTGCGGCGCCTGCATCTGGCTGGTGGAACAGGCGCTGGCGGCCGAGCCCGATGTGCGGCGCGCCCGCGCCAACCTCTCCACGCGGCGCCTCGTCATCGGCTGGGAAGGCCCGGCCGAACGCGCCAATGATTTTTCCGCACTCATCGCGCGGCTCGGTTTTCGGGTGGCGCCCTTCTCGCCCGCCTGCCTGCGCGCCACCGAGGACGCCGAGGGCCGTGAACTCGCGCGCGCACTCGGCATCGCGGCCTTTGGCGCGATGAACGTCATGCTCGTTTCCGTGCCCGTCTGGGTGGGGGTGGAGCTGGGCGAGCAGTCGCGCCACCTCATGCACTGGCTGGCCGCGCTGATCGGCATGCCGACGGTGCTGATCGCGGGCATGCCGCTCTATCGCGGCGCCTGGCGCGGGTTGCAGGCCGGCCGGCTGAACATGGACAGCGCCGTCTCGCTCGGCGTCATCGCCACCACGCTGATGTCGCTCTCCGAGACCTTCCGCAACGGCGAATACACCTGGTTCGACGGCGCCACGGCGCTGCTGGCGCTGATGCTGGCCGGCCGCCTGCTGGACCGCGCGGCGCGGCGCCGCGCGCGGCAATCGGTGGCCGAACTGCTGGCCTTGCAGGAAGGCCAGGTGCAGGTGCTCGGCGCCCCCGCGCCCATCCCGGTCGAGCGCGTGGCCGTCGGCGCGCGCATCCTGGTCGCCAGCGGCGAACGCCTGCGGCTCGACGCGCGGCTGGACGATGCCGAGGCACTGCTCGACACCGCCAGCACCACCGGCGAAAGCCTGCCCCGCCGCTTCGCGCGCGGTGAGCAACTGGCGGCCGGCGGCGTGAACATGGGCGCGCCCTTCACCGCCACCGTGACGGCGACGGCCACCGACGGCTCGCTGGCCGCCATGGGCCGCTTCCTCGAACGCGCGGAACAGGCGCGCGGCCGCTTCCCCGCGCTCGCCGACCGCGCCGCGCGCATCTACATCCCCATCGCCCACGTCGTCGCGCTGCTGACCTTCCTGGGCTGGTGGCTGTGGGTGGGCGCGCCCTGGCAGGCAGCGCTGGTGCCGGCCGTGGCGGCGCTCATCATCACCTGTCCGTGTGGATTGGCCATCGCCGTGCCGGCCGTGCAGGTCGTCACCTCCGGCGCGCTGTTCCGGCGCGGCGTGCTGGTGGCGTCGAGCACCGGCATCGAGCGGCTGGCGAGCGCCGACCACGTCGTCCTCGACAAGACCGGCACCCTGACCGAAGGCCGCCCCCGCCTGCTGCCCGGCGCCTGGAATGACGAGGATCTGCGCGAGGCCGCCTCCCTCGCCCGCCGCAGCCGCCACCCGCTGGCCCAAGCACTGGTGCGCGCCTGCCCGGACGCGCCGGTGGCCGAGGGCGTGGAGGAATTCCCCGGGCAGGGCCTGCGCCAGGGCAAGACGCGCCTCGGCTCCGCCCGCTTCTGCGGGCTGGGCGAGGACCGCACGGGCATGGGGTTGCACCTCGCCCGCCCCGGCCAGGCGCCCGTCGCCTTCCGCTTCGCCGACGCGCTGCGCCCGGACGCCGCCGCCGCCATCGCGGCCTTCCAGCGCGCGGGGCTTTCGGTGGAACTGCTGTCGGGCGATGCGCCCGAGGTCGTGGCGCGCGTGGCGGCCGAGGCCGGCATCGAGGCCCATCGCGGCGGCGCCAGCCCCGAGGCCAAGGCCGCGCGCATCGCGGAACTCGCCGGCCAGGGCAAGCGCGTGCTGATGGTGGGCGATGGCGTGAATGACGCCGCCGCACTCGCCTCCGCCCATGTCTCCGCCGCCCCGGCCGAGGGCATGGACGTGGCCCAGGCCGCCTCCGACTTCGTGCTGCAAGGCGGCGGGCTGCTGCCGCTGGCCGAGGCCATTTCGCGCGCGCGCCTGGCGCAGCGCGTCGCCGCGCAGAACATCGGCTTCGCCTTCCTCTACAACATCGTGGCGGTGCCGGTGGCCATACTGGGCTTCGCCACGCCCCTGATCGCGGCGCTGGTGATGGCGAGTTCCTCGCTCGCCGTCATCGCCAATGCGCTGCGCCTGCAGAAGGAGATGCGCTGA
- a CDS encoding FixH family protein, with product MLVVVVVNGFMAYTAISSFTGLTTGQAYDRGRAYNHVLAEAARQDALGWTARVRLAGGRITLAVTDREGRPVPGVVEAYLQRPIEGTRVELGTTTPREGFAAPDIASGQWEFRGHILDGHGQRLDIRHRLIFP from the coding sequence ATGCTGGTGGTGGTCGTGGTGAACGGCTTCATGGCCTACACCGCCATCAGCAGCTTCACCGGCCTCACCACCGGCCAGGCCTATGACCGCGGCCGCGCCTACAACCATGTGCTGGCCGAGGCCGCGCGGCAGGATGCCCTGGGCTGGACGGCGCGCGTGCGCCTGGCGGGCGGGCGCATCACGCTCGCCGTCACCGACCGCGAGGGCCGCCCGGTGCCGGGCGTGGTGGAGGCCTACCTCCAGCGCCCCATCGAGGGCACGCGCGTCGAACTCGGCACCACCACCCCGCGCGAGGGCTTCGCCGCCCCCGACATCGCCTCCGGCCAGTGGGAATTCCGCGGGCACATCCTGGACGGCCATGGCCAGCGCCTCGACATCCGCCACCGCCTGATCTTCCCATGA